Proteins from one Ardenticatena maritima genomic window:
- a CDS encoding tetratricopeptide repeat protein: MTTILDFRQGVAQRLLREGRRYEAKGDLSAAADTYRRAVEMDPDFCPARLALADQYRKLGRFEEALEQCRIAVELMPDAHTHLQLAQLLMELGHFAEAESALLHVLRDEPENNVARFTLAFLYYRRRDYATAITEFYRVAQLDPNWATFFFLGDCYFSLERFDVAQRVWKTALLYATSSDEFDLTRNALQRVRRYLEFPQRDYADLKAHYYREDGVVYLGTAEDDGLHIPPYISHDFTFRDIAVTLRRLVALLEALGMTFDAVAPVDIVSLPLALALSHWWGTRTEPLPTDHVLLVQALGREAASLRMVAEEQMSAITFCLSVGWREPWLPDLIGVVAPLKSSVPWYAPDAPHADAQCQLDRADHLAQTLLQEMHTLPPDPNLDAQLAYYTEQHRLLRFAPAPRLQ, from the coding sequence GTGACGACCATTCTCGACTTTCGACAAGGGGTAGCACAGCGTTTGCTGCGCGAAGGCCGCCGCTACGAAGCCAAGGGCGACCTTTCGGCTGCCGCTGACACCTACCGCCGCGCTGTCGAGATGGATCCCGATTTTTGCCCTGCACGTCTCGCCCTGGCTGACCAGTACCGCAAACTGGGGCGCTTTGAAGAGGCGTTGGAGCAGTGCCGTATCGCCGTTGAACTCATGCCCGATGCGCACACCCATTTGCAACTCGCGCAACTGCTCATGGAACTCGGCCACTTTGCTGAAGCCGAAAGCGCTTTGCTCCACGTCCTGCGTGATGAGCCCGAAAACAATGTTGCCCGCTTTACGCTCGCTTTTCTCTACTACCGACGCCGCGACTATGCCACCGCCATCACCGAGTTTTACCGCGTTGCCCAATTAGACCCGAATTGGGCAACGTTTTTCTTTTTGGGGGATTGCTACTTCTCGCTGGAACGCTTCGACGTGGCGCAACGGGTTTGGAAAACCGCTTTGCTCTACGCGACATCATCCGATGAATTCGACCTCACGCGCAACGCGTTGCAACGTGTGCGCCGCTACCTTGAATTTCCCCAGCGTGATTACGCCGATTTGAAAGCCCACTACTACCGCGAAGATGGCGTGGTCTATCTGGGCACCGCCGAGGATGACGGCTTGCACATTCCGCCCTACATCTCGCATGATTTCACGTTCCGCGACATCGCCGTGACGTTGCGTCGCCTGGTGGCGCTTCTCGAAGCGCTGGGGATGACCTTCGACGCCGTCGCACCGGTGGACATCGTCAGCCTGCCGCTGGCGCTGGCGTTGAGCCACTGGTGGGGCACACGCACCGAACCATTGCCCACCGACCACGTGTTGCTGGTGCAGGCGCTGGGGCGTGAAGCGGCTTCCCTTCGCATGGTGGCGGAAGAGCAGATGAGCGCCATCACGTTCTGCCTGAGCGTTGGCTGGCGTGAACCGTGGCTCCCTGACCTGATTGGCGTGGTGGCGCCGCTGAAAAGCAGTGTTCCCTGGTACGCCCCCGATGCCCCACACGCCGATGCGCAATGTCAACTCGACCGCGCCGACCATCTCGCGCAAACCCTTTTGCAAGAGATGCACACACTCCCCCCAGACCCCAACCTTGACGCCCAACTTGCCTACTACACCGAACAACACCGCCTCTTGCGCTTTGCACCTGCGCCGCGCTTGCAATAA
- a CDS encoding response regulator transcription factor, with protein sequence MTWHALIVEDDPAWRELLSEMLEDLGARITTAESYESAMAAIQRGPYDLALLDLSLESEDHENRDGMRVLARFREQWPDAAAVLITGYGTVDVAVQALTTYGARDFIRKETFDRRRFLETIRRVVHTRPTPTIIGERQANEASANDTTPAVGGRVLVVEDNPAWQSIFRELFEDLGCDVLISVSYAEARGWLQREPFDLVVTDLKLVSSVSPWENRDGFHLLRVAREKNVPAIVVSGLATPEEIDRAFEEFGVFGFFDKEGLQRESFLRLARTALQQGQSQGTATARSTQGPNPLDTLTERQLEVLRLLAQGKTNKEIAAELIVTTNTVKKHVLAIFDKLGVNSRAAAVAVALQHGLDVETQDE encoded by the coding sequence ATGACTTGGCACGCACTCATTGTTGAAGATGACCCCGCCTGGCGTGAACTTCTCAGCGAAATGCTGGAAGACCTCGGCGCGCGTATCACCACCGCCGAATCGTATGAAAGCGCCATGGCGGCAATTCAGCGGGGACCTTATGACCTGGCGTTGCTCGACTTGTCGCTGGAAAGCGAAGACCACGAAAACCGCGATGGAATGCGCGTGCTGGCGCGTTTCCGCGAACAATGGCCCGACGCCGCGGCGGTGCTCATCACGGGCTACGGCACGGTAGATGTGGCGGTGCAAGCCCTGACAACCTACGGCGCCCGCGATTTCATTCGCAAGGAAACGTTCGACCGGCGGCGCTTTCTGGAAACCATTCGGCGCGTGGTGCACACACGCCCCACCCCCACCATCATTGGCGAACGCCAAGCAAACGAGGCTAGCGCGAACGACACGACGCCGGCGGTAGGCGGGCGTGTGCTGGTGGTGGAAGACAATCCGGCGTGGCAGAGCATTTTCCGGGAGTTGTTCGAGGATTTGGGGTGCGACGTGCTCATCAGCGTCAGCTATGCGGAAGCGCGGGGGTGGTTGCAGCGTGAACCGTTTGACCTGGTGGTGACCGACTTGAAGCTCGTCAGCAGTGTGTCGCCCTGGGAAAACCGCGACGGCTTCCACCTGTTGCGGGTGGCGCGCGAGAAGAACGTTCCGGCCATTGTGGTAAGCGGGTTAGCGACCCCGGAGGAGATTGATCGCGCTTTTGAGGAGTTTGGCGTGTTCGGCTTCTTCGACAAGGAAGGGCTGCAACGTGAATCGTTCTTGCGGCTGGCGCGCACCGCTTTGCAACAAGGGCAATCGCAGGGAACGGCGACGGCGCGTTCCACACAAGGCCCCAACCCGCTGGATACGCTGACGGAGCGGCAGTTGGAAGTGTTGCGCTTGCTGGCGCAGGGCAAAACAAACAAGGAAATTGCCGCGGAGTTGATCGTCACGACAAACACGGTGAAAAAGCACGTGCTGGCGATTTTCGACAAGCTGGGCGTCAATTCACGGGCGGCGGCGGTGGCGGTGGCGTTGCAGCACGGGCTGGACGTGGAAACGCAAGACGAATAG
- the accC gene encoding acetyl-CoA carboxylase biotin carboxylase subunit, which yields MFQKVLIANRGEIAVRIIRACQELGVRTVAVYSDADRKALHVRYADEAYHIGPPPPGESYLRIDKLIDVALRAGADAVHPGYGFLAENATFARAVAEAGLTFIGPSPEAIALMGDKVAARRSAERAGVPLVPGTKGGLSDEELIEAAHRIGFPVMVKAAAGGGGKGMRIVRTPEELPRAIQAARREAKGAFGDDSVYIEKLIEGGRHIEIQILADEHGNVISLGERECSIQRRHQKLLEEAPSPFMDEDLRRRMSETAVALAREVDYANAGTIEFLVDRDKNFYFLEMNTRLQVEHPVTELVTGVDIVKEQLRIASGRRLRYKQEDITMTGWAIEARITAEDPFNNFLPSIGVITRLQEPTGPGVRIESGVFEGFEVSLHYDPMIAKLVVYGETRGDAILRLRRALNEYRILGVKTNIPFHRRLVDNTNFIGGVYDTAFIENTPELLQPTSQKRGLEAAIAATLLMHQRRQKALVYVAGTDDTTSRWRLAARMEALR from the coding sequence ATGTTCCAGAAAGTGTTGATTGCCAACCGTGGCGAAATTGCTGTGCGGATTATCCGTGCCTGTCAGGAACTGGGCGTGCGTACCGTCGCCGTCTATTCCGACGCCGACCGCAAAGCCCTGCATGTGCGCTACGCCGATGAAGCCTACCACATCGGTCCACCCCCGCCGGGCGAATCGTACCTGCGCATTGACAAACTGATTGACGTTGCCCTGCGTGCCGGCGCTGATGCGGTGCACCCTGGGTATGGGTTTCTGGCTGAAAACGCTACCTTTGCCCGCGCCGTCGCCGAAGCCGGGCTCACATTCATCGGACCAAGCCCGGAAGCCATCGCGCTGATGGGGGATAAAGTCGCCGCGCGCCGAAGTGCAGAACGCGCCGGCGTGCCGCTTGTGCCGGGCACCAAAGGCGGGCTGAGCGACGAGGAACTCATCGAAGCCGCGCACCGCATTGGGTTTCCTGTGATGGTGAAAGCCGCCGCCGGTGGTGGGGGTAAGGGGATGCGCATCGTCCGCACCCCTGAGGAATTGCCCCGCGCCATCCAGGCCGCCCGCCGCGAAGCCAAGGGCGCTTTCGGCGATGATTCGGTCTATATCGAGAAACTCATCGAAGGCGGTCGCCACATCGAAATCCAGATTCTGGCGGACGAGCATGGCAACGTCATCTCGCTGGGCGAACGTGAATGCTCAATCCAGCGTCGCCACCAAAAATTGCTGGAAGAAGCCCCTTCGCCTTTCATGGATGAAGACCTGCGCCGCCGCATGAGCGAAACAGCCGTGGCGCTCGCGCGCGAAGTGGACTACGCCAACGCGGGAACAATCGAATTCCTGGTGGACCGCGATAAAAACTTCTACTTCCTCGAAATGAACACCCGTTTGCAGGTGGAGCATCCCGTCACAGAACTGGTGACGGGCGTGGACATCGTCAAGGAACAACTGCGCATCGCCTCAGGCCGCCGCCTGCGCTACAAGCAGGAAGACATCACCATGACCGGTTGGGCGATTGAAGCGCGTATCACCGCCGAAGACCCCTTCAACAACTTCCTGCCTTCCATCGGTGTGATTACGCGCCTGCAAGAACCCACGGGGCCGGGCGTGCGCATCGAAAGCGGCGTCTTTGAAGGCTTTGAAGTCTCACTGCACTACGACCCGATGATTGCCAAACTGGTTGTGTATGGGGAAACACGCGGCGACGCCATCTTGCGTTTGCGGCGTGCGCTCAACGAATACCGCATCCTGGGCGTGAAAACCAACATCCCCTTCCATCGGCGTCTTGTGGACAATACCAACTTCATCGGCGGTGTGTACGATACCGCCTTTATCGAAAACACGCCCGAATTGCTGCAACCAACCAGCCAGAAGCGTGGCCTGGAAGCCGCTATTGCCGCTACCTTGCTCATGCACCAGCGCCGACAGAAAGCGTTGGTGTACGTGGCGGGCACCGATGACACCACCAGCCGCTGGCGTCTGGCGGCGCGTATGGAGGCGCTCCGATGA
- a CDS encoding biotin/lipoyl-containing protein, with protein sequence MSTRYMTYVDGREEPVEIIIHVDGTVEVDGERVDVDLVHISDETIYSMLLANRSHEVFAEYEGEGEWILLVDGERHEVRVEDERMQRLRQFGGGTHGPVGDTSVDAPMPGLVVKVLVNVGDAVAENQPVVILEAMKMENELRAPVAGVVKTVRVQPGTAVNLGESLVVIGPPSEES encoded by the coding sequence ATGAGTACACGCTACATGACCTATGTGGACGGTCGCGAAGAACCGGTTGAAATCATCATCCACGTGGACGGCACTGTCGAAGTGGACGGCGAGCGCGTGGATGTTGACCTGGTCCACATCAGCGACGAGACGATTTACTCCATGCTGCTCGCCAACCGTTCCCACGAAGTCTTTGCCGAATACGAGGGCGAAGGCGAATGGATTTTGCTGGTTGATGGTGAACGCCACGAAGTGCGCGTTGAAGACGAGCGCATGCAACGCTTGCGGCAATTTGGCGGCGGGACGCATGGTCCCGTTGGAGATACCAGCGTGGACGCTCCCATGCCGGGGTTGGTTGTCAAAGTGCTGGTCAATGTCGGCGACGCCGTCGCGGAAAACCAGCCTGTCGTGATTCTGGAAGCGATGAAAATGGAAAACGAACTGCGCGCGCCCGTCGCCGGTGTTGTCAAAACCGTGCGTGTGCAGCCGGGCACAGCCGTCAATCTGGGCGAATCGCTGGTGGTCATCGGTCCGCCGTCGGAGGAGTCTTGA
- the rpsO gene encoding 30S ribosomal protein S15 — MALDKAQKEAIIKEFQRFEGDTGSPEVQIALLTARINYLTEHLKVHKHDHHSRRGLLKLVGQRRRLLRYLQQKDYQRYKEIIERLGLRK, encoded by the coding sequence ATGGCGCTCGATAAAGCACAGAAAGAAGCAATCATCAAGGAATTTCAGCGTTTTGAAGGTGATACGGGTTCGCCCGAAGTGCAAATTGCCTTGTTGACGGCTCGTATCAACTACCTGACCGAACACCTCAAAGTACACAAACACGACCACCACTCACGCCGTGGGCTTCTCAAACTGGTAGGCCAGCGCCGCCGCTTGTTGCGCTACCTCCAGCAGAAGGATTACCAGCGCTACAAGGAAATCATCGAGCGGCTGGGCCTGCGCAAGTAA
- a CDS encoding polyribonucleotide nucleotidyltransferase translates to MDVQKMTQEPKTYTTTLGDKEIIIQTGLLAPQADGAVTVRMGDSMVLVTAVAAKEPRPGITFFPLTVDFEERLYAIGRIPGSFFRREGRPSESAILYSRLIDRSLRPLFPKGFRNDVQIIVTPLSYDQEHPLDTLGVIGASAALSISGIPFEGPIGHVRISLDDEGNFLINPTVSQYENSRLDLRVSGTADAINMVECASNEVDEETMLRALELAHRAFQPVIALQNRMKAEIGKPEMPYEVYKPGDEVAQRVREWLGGRVEEIIASAMSKEERNDALAALGAELAASFYDEVTGEYEFPLEDITTVYDDVVKETVRRRILEEGIRPDGRKPHEIRPLFAAVGLSPRSHGSGLFQRGETQVLSIATLGTMGEEQMLDDLGVMESKRYMHHYNFPPFSTGEARPLRGPRRREIGHGNLAENALRPMIPDEKEFPYTIRVVSEVLSSNGSTSMASVCASTLALMDAGVPIKKPVAGIAMGLISDPETNRFVVLTDIQGMEDHLGDMDFKVAGTRDGINALQMDIKIKGLDIELLRQALAQARDARLAILDVMLETIPEPRAELSPYAPRIFTMSIPVDKIGALIGPGGKHVRSIQEETGVKVDIAEDGTVYLAATDGEAAKRAEELVRYYTEDVEVGKIYTGKVVRVTDFGAFVQLRPGQEGLVHISQLADRRVDKVEDVVKVGDEIMVMVINIDPEGKIRLSRQAVLEGWTLEEAQAADRGSRRSSGDGRRGGGGGRGRDGGRRGGGGGRGGRR, encoded by the coding sequence ATGGACGTTCAAAAAATGACGCAAGAACCCAAAACGTACACCACGACGCTCGGCGATAAGGAAATCATCATCCAAACCGGCTTGCTCGCACCGCAAGCCGACGGCGCCGTGACGGTGCGCATGGGCGATTCGATGGTGCTGGTGACAGCGGTTGCGGCGAAAGAGCCGCGCCCCGGTATCACCTTTTTCCCGCTGACGGTGGATTTTGAAGAACGCCTCTACGCCATCGGGCGTATTCCGGGCAGTTTCTTCCGCCGCGAAGGGCGCCCCAGTGAGTCGGCGATTCTTTACAGCCGCCTGATTGACCGCTCGCTGCGCCCGCTCTTCCCCAAAGGCTTCCGCAACGATGTGCAAATCATCGTCACGCCGCTCAGTTATGACCAGGAGCACCCGCTTGACACGCTGGGCGTGATTGGGGCGAGCGCCGCGCTGAGCATCAGCGGGATTCCCTTTGAGGGCCCCATCGGGCACGTGCGCATCTCACTGGATGACGAGGGTAACTTCCTGATCAACCCCACCGTTTCGCAGTACGAAAACAGCCGCCTGGATTTGCGCGTTTCGGGCACCGCCGACGCCATCAACATGGTGGAATGCGCCTCGAACGAAGTGGACGAAGAAACAATGCTCCGCGCGCTCGAACTGGCGCACCGCGCCTTCCAGCCGGTGATTGCCCTGCAAAACCGCATGAAAGCCGAAATCGGCAAGCCTGAAATGCCCTACGAAGTGTACAAACCGGGCGACGAAGTGGCGCAACGTGTGCGCGAATGGCTGGGCGGTCGTGTGGAAGAAATTATCGCCTCGGCGATGAGCAAAGAAGAGCGCAACGACGCCCTGGCGGCGTTGGGCGCGGAACTGGCCGCCTCGTTCTACGATGAGGTCACGGGCGAATACGAATTCCCCCTCGAAGACATTACCACCGTGTACGATGACGTGGTGAAAGAAACCGTGCGCCGCCGCATCCTGGAAGAAGGCATCCGCCCCGACGGGCGCAAGCCGCATGAAATTCGTCCACTCTTTGCCGCGGTCGGTCTCAGCCCACGCTCGCATGGTTCGGGGCTCTTCCAGCGCGGTGAAACACAGGTGCTCAGCATTGCCACGCTGGGGACGATGGGCGAAGAGCAAATGCTCGACGACCTGGGCGTGATGGAAAGCAAGCGCTACATGCACCACTACAACTTCCCGCCCTTCAGCACCGGCGAAGCCCGCCCCTTGCGTGGGCCCCGCCGCCGTGAAATCGGGCATGGCAACCTGGCCGAAAACGCCCTGCGTCCCATGATTCCCGACGAAAAAGAGTTCCCGTACACCATTCGCGTGGTGAGCGAAGTGCTTTCCTCGAACGGGTCTACCTCCATGGCGAGCGTCTGCGCGAGCACGCTTGCCCTGATGGACGCCGGCGTGCCCATCAAGAAGCCTGTTGCGGGCATCGCCATGGGGCTGATCAGCGACCCCGAAACAAACCGCTTCGTGGTGCTGACCGATATTCAAGGCATGGAAGACCACCTGGGCGACATGGACTTCAAAGTCGCTGGCACGCGCGACGGTATCAACGCCCTGCAAATGGATATCAAAATCAAGGGGCTGGATATCGAATTGCTGCGCCAGGCGCTGGCGCAAGCACGCGACGCGCGCCTCGCCATTCTGGATGTCATGCTCGAAACCATTCCTGAGCCGCGCGCCGAACTCTCGCCGTATGCACCGCGCATCTTCACCATGAGCATTCCTGTGGACAAGATTGGCGCGCTGATTGGTCCCGGCGGGAAGCATGTGCGCAGCATTCAGGAAGAAACGGGCGTCAAAGTGGATATCGCCGAAGACGGCACGGTCTATCTGGCGGCGACCGACGGCGAAGCCGCCAAACGCGCCGAAGAATTGGTGCGCTACTACACCGAAGATGTCGAAGTCGGTAAAATCTACACAGGCAAAGTGGTGCGCGTCACCGATTTCGGGGCGTTCGTGCAACTGCGCCCCGGTCAGGAAGGGCTGGTGCACATTTCGCAACTGGCCGACCGCCGCGTGGACAAGGTGGAAGACGTGGTCAAGGTTGGTGATGAAATCATGGTGATGGTCATCAACATTGACCCCGAAGGCAAAATCCGCCTGTCGCGTCAGGCCGTGCTGGAAGGATGGACGCTCGAAGAAGCCCAAGCCGCCGACCGTGGCTCGCGCCGCTCAAGCGGCGACGGCCGCCGTGGCGGTGGTGGTGGTCGTGGCCGCGACGGCGGCCGCCGTGGCGGCGGTGGTGGTCGTGGCGGACGCCGCTAA
- the serA gene encoding phosphoglycerate dehydrogenase, whose protein sequence is MQEVAQPIERTHRPTTTRILVTEPLAESGLALLREEAEVDTRYKIPHEELVRIIPEYDALIVRSGTKVTRDVIEAGERLRVIGRAGTGVDNIDLRAATERGIIVVNAPTANCIAAAEHAIALMFAVARNIPQAHQAMQRGEWDRHRFVGTAVVDKVMGIVGFGRVGGEVARRARGLGMRVLAYDPYLPRERAQALGVELVSLEELLATADFISLHVPLVESTRNLINAERLALMKPTAYLINVARGGVVDEDALIQALDEGRLAGAALDVFSEEPPRDTRLATHPKIVTTPHLGASTTEAQIGVATEVARAVLMSLRGELAPTTVNAPMLAPETLRELRPFVDLAERLARLAVQLVAHGPSEVRIIYRGAFNEDTRLLRAAVIKGLLEPIGEYHVNFVNADLLAQQRGLRVVEERHTATDGLSETIEVRLTNGDYHSVQGAVLRGSPRVIRIGDFWIDLELQGCMLLCRNQDRPGMIGKVGAILGEADVNISFMQVGRDQPRGQAVMAIGLDEEPPADVLDQIRAIEGIEDVRLVEI, encoded by the coding sequence ATGCAAGAAGTCGCTCAACCGATTGAACGCACACACCGCCCCACAACAACACGCATTCTCGTCACCGAACCGCTGGCCGAATCGGGGTTGGCGCTGTTGCGTGAAGAAGCCGAGGTGGATACGCGCTACAAAATTCCCCACGAAGAGTTGGTGCGCATCATTCCCGAATACGACGCGCTCATCGTGCGAAGTGGCACCAAAGTCACGCGCGATGTGATTGAAGCGGGAGAACGTTTGCGCGTCATCGGGCGTGCGGGCACGGGTGTGGATAACATTGACCTGCGCGCCGCCACTGAACGCGGGATTATCGTCGTCAACGCGCCCACCGCCAACTGTATCGCCGCCGCCGAACACGCCATCGCGCTGATGTTTGCCGTGGCGCGCAACATTCCACAAGCGCACCAAGCCATGCAACGGGGCGAGTGGGACCGCCATCGCTTCGTCGGGACGGCGGTGGTGGACAAGGTGATGGGCATTGTCGGCTTTGGGCGTGTGGGGGGTGAAGTCGCGCGGCGTGCGCGCGGCTTGGGCATGCGCGTGCTTGCCTACGACCCCTACCTTCCCCGTGAACGCGCCCAAGCGCTGGGCGTTGAACTCGTCTCACTGGAAGAATTGCTGGCAACCGCCGATTTCATTTCGCTGCACGTGCCGCTGGTGGAAAGCACGCGCAACCTCATCAACGCGGAGCGGCTGGCGCTGATGAAACCCACCGCCTACCTCATCAACGTGGCGCGCGGCGGTGTTGTGGACGAAGACGCACTGATACAGGCGCTGGACGAAGGGCGGCTGGCGGGCGCCGCGCTCGACGTGTTCAGCGAAGAGCCCCCGCGCGACACACGCCTGGCGACGCACCCCAAAATCGTCACCACGCCCCACCTGGGCGCCAGTACCACCGAAGCGCAAATCGGCGTCGCGACGGAAGTGGCGCGCGCCGTGCTCATGTCTCTGCGCGGCGAACTCGCGCCGACAACCGTCAACGCCCCCATGCTCGCCCCCGAAACCCTGCGCGAACTGCGCCCCTTTGTGGACTTGGCGGAACGCCTGGCACGGCTGGCGGTGCAATTGGTGGCGCATGGTCCCAGTGAAGTGCGCATCATCTACCGGGGAGCGTTCAACGAAGATACGCGGCTTTTGCGTGCGGCGGTCATCAAAGGCTTGCTGGAACCGATTGGCGAATACCATGTGAACTTCGTGAACGCCGATTTGCTGGCGCAACAACGGGGCTTGCGCGTGGTTGAAGAACGCCACACGGCAACCGACGGGTTGAGCGAAACCATCGAGGTGCGCCTGACCAACGGCGATTACCACAGCGTCCAGGGGGCGGTGTTGCGTGGCAGCCCGCGCGTCATCCGCATTGGTGATTTCTGGATTGATTTGGAACTGCAAGGGTGCATGCTCCTCTGCCGCAATCAAGATCGCCCCGGCATGATTGGGAAAGTCGGCGCCATTTTGGGTGAAGCCGATGTGAATATCAGTTTCATGCAAGTGGGGCGCGACCAGCCGCGCGGTCAAGCCGTCATGGCTATCGGGCTGGATGAGGAGCCGCCGGCGGATGTGCTCGACCAAATTCGCGCGATTGAAGGGATTGAGGACGTGCGTTTGGTGGAAATTTAG
- a CDS encoding restriction endonuclease has translation MATPNSTTPMTYLDAAYVVLRDAGQPLHYREITQRALERGLIAPAGLTPDATMGSRLYTDTKQSGSRFVRAGRGVFGLAEWEPTGLEAAIAQQEKKVRQELRARLLQMPPERFEALVAELLLQMGFEENSIQVTQRSNDGGIDVVGIFRAAGITHLHTAVQVKRWKQPVGARLVRELRGSLEAHQHGMILTTSFFTPAARSEAVAAGKKAITLIDGETLLDLLIKYRVGIVDRQVFILDLDEEWWHEWNSADTGRAENAPAERESSKAPEAPRSGRVRSKTQRARNTRITGMRLLGREYRLRTWREALLTVCQVLAEQHSDFAQRAVTLKGRKRQYVAPTPSGMIGPKRIPNTSLWVETNLSAQSTQKMIANLLELFGYSAQDVAFFSET, from the coding sequence ATGGCTACCCCAAATTCGACCACCCCAATGACGTATCTTGATGCGGCATATGTTGTGTTGCGTGATGCAGGACAGCCGCTTCATTACCGCGAAATTACACAGCGTGCGCTCGAACGAGGGCTCATTGCGCCTGCCGGGCTTACCCCTGATGCCACCATGGGGTCACGCCTCTACACCGACACCAAGCAGAGCGGTTCTCGTTTTGTGCGTGCTGGGCGTGGGGTGTTCGGATTGGCTGAGTGGGAGCCTACGGGATTGGAAGCCGCCATTGCCCAGCAGGAAAAAAAGGTGCGCCAGGAACTTCGTGCGCGCCTGTTGCAAATGCCGCCCGAACGGTTTGAGGCGTTGGTGGCGGAACTGCTTTTGCAGATGGGATTTGAGGAGAACTCCATCCAGGTGACACAGCGAAGCAATGATGGCGGCATTGATGTCGTCGGTATTTTTCGCGCCGCTGGTATTACGCATTTGCATACTGCTGTGCAGGTGAAACGCTGGAAACAGCCTGTAGGGGCGCGCCTTGTTCGGGAATTACGTGGCTCATTGGAAGCCCACCAACATGGCATGATTCTCACGACGAGTTTTTTCACGCCGGCCGCGCGTAGCGAGGCTGTTGCCGCTGGAAAGAAAGCCATTACGCTCATTGACGGCGAGACACTTCTGGACTTGCTCATCAAGTATCGTGTCGGGATTGTGGACCGCCAGGTGTTCATTCTGGATTTGGATGAAGAATGGTGGCATGAGTGGAATAGTGCTGACACGGGTCGCGCTGAGAACGCCCCAGCAGAGCGCGAAAGTAGCAAAGCGCCAGAGGCGCCCCGTTCTGGGCGCGTTCGCTCAAAAACGCAACGCGCCCGCAATACGCGGATAACCGGTATGCGGCTTTTGGGGCGTGAGTATCGGCTTCGCACGTGGCGTGAAGCGCTTCTCACGGTTTGTCAGGTGCTTGCGGAACAGCACAGTGATTTTGCCCAACGTGCTGTGACGTTGAAAGGTCGCAAGCGGCAATACGTTGCCCCGACGCCCTCAGGGATGATTGGTCCTAAACGCATTCCCAATACGTCCCTGTGGGTGGAGACGAACCTGAGTGCCCAAAGCACGCAAAAAATGATTGCCAACTTGCTCGAACTTTTCGGGTATTCGGCGCAAGACGTGGCTTTTTTCAGCGAAACCTGA